One Cervus canadensis isolate Bull #8, Minnesota chromosome 31, ASM1932006v1, whole genome shotgun sequence genomic region harbors:
- the C31H8orf48 gene encoding uncharacterized protein C8orf48 homolog isoform X1, with protein sequence MADFSETLESLTDEVKSSGSFSSSGGLQPWSYASGSKSESGSLPSRSEYGDNQSELSDFKANVKKLSRKWIHNLKGKETNSEQYRPDTKRQTDITQVSLEELNALQSFCTIKVNLIHHRANSKGKKSSRHKKLQLGPEAEAPEVDALKCTVPDELLNRIYFKNMRTTSKQVGTAKQHISSRCPDCIRKRAELAQAAFLRQKKTLLESLLLQEKIDEHLHTKDFLTLIREAHQSLPRLSDDPRRIWERLNEKRKIGYSGFLKVLSSYLERVLLYFIQLKVSTSKSPRKNF encoded by the exons ATGGCAGACTTTTCTGAGACCTTGGAGTCCTTGACTGATGAGGTAAAGAGTTCCGGTTCATTCAGTTCCTCTGGAGGACTGCAGCCCTGGTCTTACGCCTCTGGGAGCAAGTCTGAGAGTGGATCGCTGCCTTCACGCTCCGAATATGGAGACAACCAATCTGAGCTTTCAGACTTCAAAGCTAATGTAAAGAAATTGAGCAGAAAATGGATCCATAACCTCAAGGGCAAGGAAACGAACTCTGAACAGTACCGACCAGACACTAAACGTCAAACAGACATCACTCAGGTATCCCTTGAAGAATTGAATGCCCTGCAGTCTTTTTGCACCATTAAGGTAAACCTGATCCACCACAGAGCGAACTCTAAAGGGAAAAAGAGCAGCAGACACAAAAAGCTGCAGCTTGGACCCGAGGCCGAGGCTCCAGAGGTAGATGCCTTAAAGTGTACTGTCCCTGACGAGCTTTTGAAtagaatctattttaaaaacatgaggaCAACATCCAAACAGGTGGGAACAGCTAAGCAACACATTTCTTCTCGGTGTCCCGACTGTATCAGAAAAAGGGCAGAACTGGCCCAAGCTGCCTTCCTGAGACAGAAGAAGACTTTGCTGGAGTCACTTCTACTCCAAGAGAAAATAGATGAACATCTTCATACGAAAGACTTCCTTACCCTCATCAGAGAAGCACACCAGAGCCTTCCCAGGCTTTCAGATGACCCCAGAAGAATCTGGGAAAGGCTGAATGAGAAACGTAAAATTGGATACTCTGGTTTTTTGAAAG ttttatcttcATACCTAGAAAGagttttattgtatttcattCAACTTAAAGTATCCACATCAAAGTCACCGaggaaaaatttttaa
- the C31H8orf48 gene encoding uncharacterized protein C8orf48 homolog isoform X2: MADFSETLESLTDEVKSSGSFSSSGGLQPWSYASGSKSESGSLPSRSEYGDNQSELSDFKANVKKLSRKWIHNLKGKETNSEQYRPDTKRQTDITQVSLEELNALQSFCTIKVNLIHHRANSKGKKSSRHKKLQLGPEAEAPEVDALKCTVPDELLNRIYFKNMRTTSKQVGTAKQHISSRCPDCIRKRAELAQAAFLRQKKTLLESLLLQEKIDEHLHTKDFLTLIREAHQSLPRLSDDPRRIWERLNEKRKIGYSGFLKVEEKGKAEWRNLTSFLTTLARK; encoded by the coding sequence ATGGCAGACTTTTCTGAGACCTTGGAGTCCTTGACTGATGAGGTAAAGAGTTCCGGTTCATTCAGTTCCTCTGGAGGACTGCAGCCCTGGTCTTACGCCTCTGGGAGCAAGTCTGAGAGTGGATCGCTGCCTTCACGCTCCGAATATGGAGACAACCAATCTGAGCTTTCAGACTTCAAAGCTAATGTAAAGAAATTGAGCAGAAAATGGATCCATAACCTCAAGGGCAAGGAAACGAACTCTGAACAGTACCGACCAGACACTAAACGTCAAACAGACATCACTCAGGTATCCCTTGAAGAATTGAATGCCCTGCAGTCTTTTTGCACCATTAAGGTAAACCTGATCCACCACAGAGCGAACTCTAAAGGGAAAAAGAGCAGCAGACACAAAAAGCTGCAGCTTGGACCCGAGGCCGAGGCTCCAGAGGTAGATGCCTTAAAGTGTACTGTCCCTGACGAGCTTTTGAAtagaatctattttaaaaacatgaggaCAACATCCAAACAGGTGGGAACAGCTAAGCAACACATTTCTTCTCGGTGTCCCGACTGTATCAGAAAAAGGGCAGAACTGGCCCAAGCTGCCTTCCTGAGACAGAAGAAGACTTTGCTGGAGTCACTTCTACTCCAAGAGAAAATAGATGAACATCTTCATACGAAAGACTTCCTTACCCTCATCAGAGAAGCACACCAGAGCCTTCCCAGGCTTTCAGATGACCCCAGAAGAATCTGGGAAAGGCTGAATGAGAAACGTAAAATTGGATACTCTGGTTTTTTGAAAG